The Novosphingobium kaempferiae genome includes a window with the following:
- a CDS encoding DUF736 domain-containing protein, with translation MPAIGYVTREGRSFKGQLRTLSIRAEIEIAPNPRKTAESHPDYRVVSAGVEVGAGWLRRSEASGNDYVSLSLAAPEFGPRRIYANLGRAAGQDDEDAFAIIWNPAD, from the coding sequence ATGCCTGCCATCGGATACGTCACCCGCGAAGGCCGCAGCTTCAAGGGCCAGCTTCGCACCCTCTCGATCCGCGCCGAGATCGAGATCGCTCCCAACCCACGCAAGACCGCCGAATCCCATCCCGACTACCGCGTCGTCTCGGCCGGTGTCGAGGTCGGGGCAGGGTGGCTGCGCCGCTCGGAAGCCTCGGGCAACGACTACGTGTCGCTCAGCTTGGCCGCACCCGAATTCGGCCCGCGGCGCATCTACGCCAACCTGGGCCGGGCCGCCGGGCAGGACGACGAGGATGCCTTCGCGATCATCTGGAACCCCGCCGACTGA
- a CDS encoding helix-turn-helix domain-containing protein: MDSGDEIDRARRAKQGSPFLNTEQAASYLKISARLLKRMRRRGDGPIYRRHSRYVQYHIDELDAWSVANAGREIAL, translated from the coding sequence ATGGACAGTGGCGACGAGATCGATCGCGCGCGCCGCGCGAAGCAGGGCTCACCCTTCCTCAACACCGAGCAGGCGGCCAGCTACCTCAAGATTTCTGCGCGCCTGCTGAAGCGGATGCGCCGACGCGGCGACGGGCCGATCTATCGGCGGCACAGCCGCTACGTGCAGTACCACATCGACGAGCTCGATGCCTGGAGTGTCGCCAACGCCGGGCGGGAGATTGCGCTATGA
- a CDS encoding S26 family signal peptidase, translating to MSIHRTSLGERPLLSWGTDLRAARARRRRHRRLWRRYGLALGLLAAAVNWTIVYPPAPRLVWNASSSAPVGLYSVDPGPRVKPFHRGDMVIARLPPPWRDLAASRRYLPANVPLVKRVAAASGDEICGAGDMVRLNGRPLVRRLVRDRARSILPWWNGCLRLGSDDYLLVMPGSAWSFDGRYFGITKGTEIIGLADLLWAR from the coding sequence ATGAGCATCCACCGGACCTCCCTTGGGGAACGTCCACTGCTGTCATGGGGCACGGACCTGCGTGCTGCCCGTGCGCGCCGTCGCCGCCACCGCCGGCTGTGGCGGCGATACGGTCTCGCCCTCGGCCTGCTGGCAGCCGCCGTCAACTGGACGATCGTCTACCCGCCCGCACCGCGGCTGGTGTGGAATGCGAGTTCGAGCGCGCCGGTGGGCCTCTATTCCGTCGACCCTGGACCCCGCGTGAAGCCCTTTCATCGCGGCGATATGGTGATCGCGCGCCTGCCGCCGCCGTGGCGCGATCTGGCCGCATCGCGCCGCTACCTTCCCGCCAATGTGCCGCTGGTGAAGCGGGTCGCGGCAGCGTCGGGAGACGAGATCTGCGGGGCGGGCGACATGGTGCGGCTCAATGGCAGGCCGCTCGTCCGCAGGCTGGTGCGCGACCGTGCCCGGAGCATCCTGCCCTGGTGGAACGGATGCCTGCGGCTCGGCAGCGACGACTACCTGCTGGTGATGCCCGGTTCGGCATGGTCGTTCGACGGCCGCTATTTCGGGATCACGAAAGGCACCGAGATCATCGGTCTGGCGGACCTGCTTTGGGCGCGCTGA